A part of Procambarus clarkii isolate CNS0578487 chromosome 21, FALCON_Pclarkii_2.0, whole genome shotgun sequence genomic DNA contains:
- the LOC123760588 gene encoding lys-63-specific deubiquitinase BRCC36, protein MWVSNVRLAADAYLVCLHHALTTEKEEVLGLLVGEFSEGTEVVCDIHSAVTLRRSDKRKDRVEISPEMLIEAQQRAEQMSASSGQELHIVGWYHSHPHITVWPSDIDLQTQAGYQQMDSRFIGLIFSVYNEDKKTKVGSHQVTCFQATNQSPEGEAPQYVRLPVPLEIRLTPSLAINNQQALENLCSTLYDEQSEVLQLSRQRANQYPLAHLHNSAVMVRSVCGLSSLVSGPLVSTVEELLHHIQGTTQQLKQESEYLREFLQENKIDIPS, encoded by the exons ATGTGGGTGTCAAATGTAAGGTTAGCAGCTGATGCTTACCTTGTGTGTCTTCATCATGCCCTCACCACAGAGAAGGAGGAAGTGCTAGGGCTCTTGGTTGGAGAGTTTAGTGAG GGCACAGAAGTTGTATGTGACATTCACTCTGCTGTAACACTTAGAAGATCTGATAAACGGAAGGACAGGGTAGAAATTTCACCTGAAATGCTCATTGAG GCACAGCAGAGGGCAGAACAGATGTCTGCATCAAGTGGTCAAGAGCTGCACATAGTTGGCTGGTATCACTCCCACCCTCACATTACTGTGTGGCCCTCTGATATTG ATTTGCAGACACAGGCAGGCTACCAGCAGATGGACAGTCGGTTTATTGGGCTTATTTTCTCTGTATACAATGAGGATAAGAAAACAAAG GTTGGTAGTCATCAGGTGACTTGCTTCCAAGCAACTAATCAAAGTCCCGAGGGAGAAGCTCCTCAATATGTGCGcttgcctgttcctctggagaTTCGTCTAACTCCCTCGCTTGCGATCAACAATCAGCAG GCCCTAGAGAATCTGTGTTCCACACTCTATGATGAGCAGAGTGAAGTGCTGCAGTTATCTCGACAGCGAGCAAACCAATATCCCCTCGCACATTTACACAATTCTGCAG TTATGGTACGGAGTGTATGTGGTCTGAGCAGTCTTGTATCCGGCCCTCTTGTGTCCACTGTGGAAGAGCTTTTGCATCACATTCAAGGAACTACACAACAGTTGAAACAAGAATCAGAGTATCTCAGGGAATTTCTACAGGAAAATAAAATTGACATTCCATCTTAA
- the RpS8 gene encoding small ribosomal subunit protein eS8, whose translation MGISRDHWHKRRATGGKRLQPRKKRKFELGRPAANTKLAPQRIHTVRTRGGNKKYRALRLDTGNFAWGSEGQTRKTRIVDVVYNASNNELVRTKTLVKNAIVVIDAAPFRQWYEAHYALPLGRKKTTKLTDAEEAVLNKKRSKKTEKKYKERQRTAKVEGPLEDQFMTGRVLACIASRPGQCGRADGYILEGKELEFYLRKIKSKKSK comes from the exons ATGG GTATCTCACGTGACCATTGGCATAAGAGGCGAGCTACAGGAGGCAAGCGTCTCCAACCTCGCAAAAAGAGGAAGTTTGAGCTTGGTCGTCCTGCAGCCAACACAAAG CTCGCGCCTCAAAGGATCCATACTGTGCGGACTCGAGGGGGCAACAAGAAATACCGGGCTCTGCGACTAGATACTGGCAACTTTGCATGGGGCTCAGAAG GCCAGACACGCAAGACTCGTATTGTTGACgtagtgtacaatgccagtaataATGAACTTGTAAGGACCAAAACTCTTGTGAAGAATGCCATTGTTGTTATTGATGCAGCACCCTTCAGACAGTGGTATGAAGCTCATTATGCACTTCCTCTTGGACGCAAGAAGACTACTAAACTG ACTGATGCTGAAGAGGCTGTCCTTAACAAGAAAAGGTCAAAGAAAACTGAAAAGAAGTACAAGGAACGTCAGCGTACTGCCAAAGTTGAAGGACCTCTCGAAGACCAGTTCATGACTGGCCGTGTTCTTG CTTGTATTGCATCACGTCCTGGCCAGTGTGGCCGTGCAGATGGCTACATTTTAGAGGGAAAAGAACTTGAATTCTACCTGAGGAAGATAAAGAGCAAGAAGAGCAAATAA